In a genomic window of Glycine max cultivar Williams 82 chromosome 13, Glycine_max_v4.0, whole genome shotgun sequence:
- the LOC100787607 gene encoding mitochondrial arginine transporter BAC1, producing the protein MAEISSSGYKEYVAGLSAGVAVVATGHPFDTVKVMLQKHNAEAHMIQYRNGLHCTARILKTEGIKGLYRGATPSFVGMAVEGSLFFGIYSQTKVYLQGGVQSGEPRPQVIIPSAAFSGAIISFVLGPTDLIKCRMQIQGTDSLVPKSSRYSSPLDCALKTVKAEGVKGIFRGGCATLLRESIGNAVFFSVYEYVRYHMHSNIKANSSNHRNLVDIGVGIASGGLGGVAFWLTVLPLDVAKTLIQTNPDKNCPRNPFGVLSSIYQRAGLKGCYTGLGATVSRAFPANAATIVAWELALKMLGIKRD; encoded by the exons ATGGCGGAGATTTCAAGTTCAGGTTACAAGGAATACGTGGCCGGTTTGTCCGCTGGTGTTGCCGTTGTAGCCACTGGCCACCCCTTTGATACCGTCAAG GTGATGCTGCAAAAGCACAATGCAGAAGCACATATGATTCAGTATAGAAATGGATTGCATTGCACTGCTAGGATATTGAAGACTGAAGGA ATCAAAGGACTTTATAGAGGAGCAACACCATCTTTTGTTGGGATGGCAGTTGAAGGATCACTCTTTTTTGGCATTTATTCCCAGACAAAAGTGTACCTTCAG GGGGGAGTTCAAAGTGGGGAACCACGGCCTCAAGTGATAATACCATCTGCAGCTTTTAGTGGTGCCATCATCAGTTTTGTGTTAGGTCCAACAGATCTGATAAAG TGTAGGATGCAGATACAAGGCACTGACTCTTTGGTTCCTAAATCCAGTAGATACAGTAGTCCCCTTGATTGTGCCCTTAAAACTGTAAAAGCTGAAGGG GTGAAAGGAATTTTTCGTGGAGGTTGTGCAACATTGCTTAGAGAATCAATAGGGAATGCTGTCTTTTTCAGTGTATACGAATATGTGCGCTATCACATGCATTCAAATATCAAAGCTAATTCATCCAATCACAGAAACCTGGTTGATATTGGAGTTGGGATCGCCAGTGGTGGCCTTGGTGGTGTGGCT TTTTGGTTGACAGTTTTGCCTCTTGACGTGGCAAAGACTTTAATTCAGACAAACCCTGATAAAAATTGTCCAAGAAATCCTTTTGGGGTCTTGAGTTCA ATCTATCAAAGGGCTGGATTGAAGGGGTGCTATACAGGTTTGGGTGCTACTGTAAGTCGAGCATTTCCTGCTAATGCTGCAACGATTGTAGCATGGGAGCTAGCATTGAAAATGCTAGGCATTAAGCGTGACTGA
- the LOC100527199 gene encoding uncharacterized protein LOC100527199 (The RefSeq protein has 1 substitution compared to this genomic sequence) — protein sequence MDTSRSEGKRVMRYKEEDDDNDDEEEEEAVSEMGFEEDGRRNKRVIRDLYGKRGSKGGGSITPSCQVDNCDADLSEAKQYHRRHKVCEYHAKAPSVHMAGLQQRFCQQCSRFHVLSEFDDSKRSCRTRLAGHNERRRKYAVD from the exons ATGGACACAAGCAGGTCTGAGGGAAAAAGGGTCATgaggtacaaagaagaagatgatgataatgatgatgaagaagaagaagaggtggtGAGTGAGATGGGTTTTGAAGAAGATGGAAGGAGGAATAAGAGAGTAATAAGAGATCTCTATGGAAAGAGAGGGTCCAAAGGTGGAGGCTCAATAACACCTTCTTGCCAAGTGGACAATTGTGATGCTGATCTGAGTGAAGCTAAGCAGTACCACAGAAGACACAAGGTTTGTGAGTACCATGCCAAGGCTCCTTCCGTACACATGGCAGGGCTGCAACAAAGGTTTTGCCAACAATGTAGCAG ATTCCATGTGCTATCAGAATTTGATGACTCAAAGAGGAGTTGTAGAACGCGGTTGGCTGGGCATAATGAGAGGCGTCGCAAATATGCAGTTGACTAG